A genomic window from bacterium includes:
- a CDS encoding cupin domain-containing protein, with amino-acid sequence MRARKFDWSDMPLEQVTGSFSRQMIVGENEMFCRLVLKPGCIVPRHSHIHEQISHVLKGRILFEIDGEKIEVGPGQTLLIPPNVPHGAEVVGDEEAIDYDIFSPIRRDWLDGTDDYLREKN; translated from the coding sequence CGGAAATTCGACTGGTCCGATATGCCCCTCGAGCAAGTGACCGGCAGCTTTTCGCGGCAGATGATCGTCGGCGAAAACGAGATGTTTTGTCGGCTCGTCCTCAAGCCTGGCTGTATCGTTCCACGGCACAGCCACATTCACGAACAAATTTCCCATGTGCTCAAGGGCAGGATCCTCTTCGAAATTGACGGTGAAAAAATCGAGGTCGGGCCGGGTCAAACCCTTCTGATTCCCCCGAATGTTCCCCATGGCGCCGAAGTTGTGGGCGATGAAGAGGCGATCGATTACGACATATTCAGCCCCATCCGGCGGGATTGGCTGGACGGGACCGATGACTATCTGCGCGAAAAAAATTAA
- a CDS encoding enoyl-CoA hydratase/isomerase family protein, with protein MAYKNLLYGIEGPLALITINRPDKHNAVSLDTLDDLHVAIAAAGEDDSVRVIAITGAGEKSFASGSDLSEVKYRDLRKALEPLVQGVAERLERTPKPTIAAINGYCMGGGLEVALGCDLRVAAENARFATPEGKLGIIPGGGATQRLPRLIGRAWAMEMLLMGETIDAEQALRMGLVTRVVPLEELMPTVRRMADHLAAFAPMVPRFMKAMIHSGMEGSIAAGLALEKFAQGALCETEDKAEGINAFLEKRKPKWKGK; from the coding sequence ATGGCGTACAAAAATCTTCTTTACGGCATCGAGGGGCCGCTTGCTCTCATCACCATCAATCGCCCCGATAAGCACAACGCGGTTTCTCTGGACACGCTGGACGATCTCCATGTCGCCATCGCTGCGGCGGGAGAAGACGACTCCGTCCGCGTGATTGCCATCACGGGGGCGGGCGAGAAATCCTTCGCCTCGGGCTCCGACCTGAGCGAGGTGAAATACCGCGACCTCCGCAAGGCGCTGGAGCCGCTCGTCCAGGGCGTCGCGGAACGGCTCGAGCGCACCCCCAAGCCCACGATTGCGGCGATCAACGGATACTGCATGGGGGGCGGCTTGGAAGTCGCCCTGGGCTGCGATCTGCGCGTCGCCGCCGAAAACGCCCGCTTCGCCACCCCGGAGGGCAAGCTCGGCATCATTCCGGGCGGCGGGGCCACCCAGAGACTGCCGCGGCTCATCGGCCGCGCATGGGCCATGGAGATGCTCTTGATGGGCGAGACCATTGACGCTGAGCAGGCGCTCCGCATGGGCTTGGTGACACGCGTCGTTCCGCTCGAGGAGCTGATGCCCACCGTCCGCCGCATGGCCGATCATCTGGCCGCCTTTGCGCCGATGGTGCCTCGGTTCATGAAAGCCATGATCCACTCCGGCATGGAGGGAAGCATCGCGGCCGGGCTCGCGCTGGAAAAATTCGCCCAGGGGGCGCTTTGCGAAACGGAGGACAAGGCCGAGGGAATCAACGCTTTTTTGGAAAAGCGGAAGCCCAAATGGAAGGGAAAGTGA